In the Buteo buteo chromosome 8, bButBut1.hap1.1, whole genome shotgun sequence genome, AATGACTCTACCAGAGTATGAGAAGCCACAGGAAAGGTGTTGGCAAGAGTGCACCAAGCCAGACCTGCAGAAAAAAGCCCTGTTCTGTCAGACCCTCTGCAAGATGTCGCAGGGGAAGGGAGACAGGAGCCTCTAGCGTATTATTTACAAATCAGGAGCCATGATCTGATAGGCGAGCAGTGGGAGTTGCAGGAGACCAAATTCATCCAGGACTTTTCTCTTGCTGATGCAACACCCTTTTCatgcttctccttttttcagCCAGACTTcctacaaaaccaaaacttgcTTACTAATCATATCTGCCCATCTTCACTTCCCTGCATCCCCTTTTCCTCTTGTGAACTGACCAActaattaaaatcaaatcagACACCTGATCTCAAAGACCAAGATTCCcagaagctgggagaaaaatcaCCAGCTAAGGAGACGAGTTCAAGCAGCACCCACACTGACAAAGTGACAGCAACATCTGTCCTGCTGCACAGCTGGATGGACACTGAGCATAGGTGGCCCTCAGTCCTGGCATAGCACGTActgcctcctgcctggctgggagcaggaggacaCAGGCagaagaagggggaagaagagaggcaGTAATGATGTGACAAAGCCAAATCATAGGAAACCTGGTGTCCCTAGCTCTGCTGTGCACTGAGAATGTTGTCTGTTTTTTATTCCAGGTCAACCAGACACAACAAGCCATGCATTTGTTGGAGAAACTGTCATTTTGCCTTGCACCACCACCTCTCCTGGAGAGTTGATCTCTTCCAATTTAATGCTCTACTGGCAGATAGAATCTGTCTTAGTGCACTTTTTTCGCAATGGACAGGATTCGCTGAAGTTGCAGGATCCACGTTACCACGGCAGAACTAGTCTTTTTTTGGACCAGATGAAGCATGGCAACTTTTCCTTAAAGCTTTCCAACGTCCAATTATTCGACACAGCTGTATATACTTGCATCTACAAACAGACCGGGGATCTTctcaacaaaacacagaaatctaAAATTAAACTCATTGTATcaggtaagattttttttttagttcagagGGAGGGAGTCAAGGGCAGCATTTCTTGTTGACAAGCCATGTATGGCCATCGACTGGGATGActtcaatttttaaagcaaatcttCACTCAGTTTCACTCTGTTCCTTGCTTTTGTTGAAAGAATAAgtaagaagggggaaaaaaaaaaatgcatctttgttCAGCTTCAGCGCAGCGTAtccacagaagcagcaggactCCTGAAGGCAAGCCAcctgcctcttccctctcccttcacAGAAGACATTAATGAATAATGAGGTCTTCCTGACTTTTAAGCATTTGATTATTTATCAGTTAGTACTGTCCTGGATTGACCTTGTCCCAGAGGAACAGGGGTTTGTTCCATTGTTTGCACTTGGGTCTGTGAAGCAGGATTAGTTTCATCTCTGGCAATTGGATCCAAAGTCCAGGCCATATACCCTTTCAGATGAAAGACAGGCAGTTTGCTAATTACCTTTTCCCTTGCAGCTGGAAGATCTAGATCTGGTGGCAAGGCTGGACACATGCAacaagaattattattttttcttccttaggaAAATGAGTGAGACCATAACACATGCTTGAATAATACCAAACATCCGAGCTAACATGTTTGAACTACCTATAAGCATGGCCAGCAGAATGATGGGGCACTGGGTTTGACTAGCTGAccaactgaaaaagcaaattaaaaaaagggtaTAGATATTAAAACAAATCATAGTTTTTTAAGGTGTCTTGCCTGAATAATTCAGCTGGAAACTTTCATTATGGTCAACCACACACATTTAATTCtgcttaaaatagaaaaattctgttttcaagtCATATAAGCGCTCTAATATCTTTGTTTTCATGCACATcattctgaagagaaaaatgtttttaaaatgtaaagtgaAATACATTAGTTCAgaaaatttcaaagtgaaatgtttagcagttttcaaaataaaaaaattgttttaaaaatgcagaatcaaTGTTATCATCATCTAGTTTTTGGGAGCAATAAGGTGTCTTAGTCTGATTTAATTCTGTGATCATAATTCAACTTTCAATTTGTTTGACAAATGTattctttctcagaaaaaaaccactaacCCTTAGATCAACTATCACTACCCTTTTTCTGTTCTAGGCTCAAACAAATAACTTTGattattatgtttttttccagctccatcTAGCACTGAGGAGGCTCCTTCCCCCTCCGGTAAGGCAATACTCCTTAACCTGCTAAGTG is a window encoding:
- the LOC142033998 gene encoding ICOS ligand-like → MKWETALWMVASLLFASLPRGQPDTTSHAFVGETVILPCTTTSPGELISSNLMLYWQIESVLVHFFRNGQDSLKLQDPRYHGRTSLFLDQMKHGNFSLKLSNVQLFDTAVYTCIYKQTGDLLNKTQKSKIKLIVSAPSSTEEAPSPSGHSQISSRSPADVPCLAMLPLSFHLLVTLGVWHL